From Psychrobacillus sp. FSL K6-2836, a single genomic window includes:
- the yhfH gene encoding protein YhfH, which translates to MKTTTQELNTKHCRECGCVINEQVESSLYECERCIGMNEE; encoded by the coding sequence ATGAAAACAACTACTCAAGAACTAAATACAAAGCATTGTCGTGAATGTGGATGTGTTATTAATGAGCAAGTAGAATCATCCCTTTACGAGTGCGAACGTTGCATCGGCATGAACGAGGAATAG
- a CDS encoding BsuPI-related putative proteinase inhibitor, producing MRRGKKISWFLLFAIPLFILASCGSSATESTTGSDPVEEHLSTRLDLTGDGEGSFTIKNESSKETVLKMSSGQQIEFQLLNKANTVIYTYSANKLFIQEMQEKKLQTGEEWTIPLNLEEELVGVPQGSYTLVVWSTAEGLNEQKEKIAYELLTTPGKLVVLTQEVTFTGLVDPHSIEVENLDGGTEVMQLSEVAMPQFENLEEGTQLIIEYVQKNDQKIVQTTYPAE from the coding sequence ATGAGAAGAGGCAAAAAAATTAGTTGGTTTTTACTGTTTGCAATCCCTCTCTTTATCTTAGCTAGCTGTGGATCCAGTGCAACTGAATCTACAACAGGAAGTGACCCTGTAGAGGAACATTTATCTACACGACTAGACCTAACAGGTGATGGAGAAGGATCTTTTACGATTAAAAATGAATCATCTAAAGAAACTGTTTTGAAGATGTCGAGTGGTCAGCAAATCGAATTCCAACTATTAAATAAAGCGAATACAGTTATTTACACTTATTCGGCAAATAAATTATTCATACAGGAAATGCAAGAAAAGAAACTACAGACTGGTGAAGAATGGACGATTCCACTTAATCTGGAAGAAGAACTTGTTGGAGTTCCTCAGGGGTCCTATACACTAGTTGTATGGTCGACCGCAGAAGGATTAAATGAGCAAAAAGAAAAAATAGCATATGAATTACTGACGACACCTGGAAAACTTGTTGTTCTAACACAGGAGGTCACCTTTACTGGACTAGTTGATCCTCACTCCATCGAAGTGGAAAACCTAGATGGTGGTACAGAAGTAATGCAACTATCTGAGGTGGCAATGCCACAGTTTGAAAACCTGGAGGAAGGCACACAGCTAATCATTGAATACGTACAAAAAAATGATCAAAAGATCGTTCAAACTACGTATCCTGCTGAATAA
- a CDS encoding RNA polymerase alpha subunit C-terminal domain-containing protein encodes MATTEKELRICGKGHKYYKSSDCPTCPACEKEKKPDSGFLSLLSAPARRALENNGITSVQKLSEFSEKEILKFHGIGPASLPKLRSSLEEEGLSFKN; translated from the coding sequence ATGGCAACAACTGAAAAAGAATTAAGGATTTGTGGCAAAGGGCATAAATATTATAAAAGCAGTGACTGTCCAACCTGCCCTGCCTGTGAGAAAGAAAAAAAGCCTGACAGTGGATTTCTTTCGCTACTCTCTGCACCAGCTAGACGAGCCCTAGAAAATAACGGAATAACTTCTGTGCAGAAACTCTCGGAATTTAGTGAGAAAGAAATTTTGAAATTTCATGGTATAGGTCCTGCTTCATTACCAAAGCTTAGATCTAGTTTAGAGGAAGAGGGTTTATCCTTCAAAAACTAA
- a CDS encoding ASCH domain-containing protein translates to MTNHEETNLPPKTCSVERLVTMESDVALVLQGKKTATRRNGRYADVGEIMELQGQSFVVDRVYIQTLGELTDDHAKQEGFESVEDYKQSILSYHPGMPWLPHMTVWVHEFSPVKA, encoded by the coding sequence ATGACAAATCACGAAGAAACAAATTTACCTCCAAAGACATGTTCCGTTGAAAGATTAGTAACAATGGAATCGGATGTTGCTTTAGTATTACAAGGAAAAAAAACTGCTACACGACGTAATGGTCGCTATGCAGATGTAGGCGAAATAATGGAGCTTCAAGGGCAGTCCTTCGTTGTAGACCGTGTTTATATTCAAACACTTGGTGAATTAACGGATGATCATGCAAAGCAAGAAGGCTTTGAATCTGTAGAAGATTATAAACAATCCATTCTGTCTTATCATCCAGGCATGCCGTGGTTACCTCATATGACTGTATGGGTTCATGAATTTAGTCCTGTAAAGGCGTAA